From the Streptomyces sp. Tu 2975 genome, one window contains:
- a CDS encoding cytidine deaminase — MNAEADFDWEALRALAREAMSHAYAPYSGFPVGVAALVDDGRTVTGCNVENASYGLGLCAECGLVSQLRATGGGRLTHFTCVDGRGELLVPCGRCRQLLYEFGGPELLLDTPGGILPLSTMLPQAFGPGHLDQGL; from the coding sequence GTGAACGCGGAGGCCGACTTCGACTGGGAGGCCCTGCGGGCGCTGGCGCGTGAGGCGATGTCGCACGCGTACGCCCCCTACTCGGGCTTCCCGGTCGGTGTCGCCGCCCTCGTCGACGACGGCCGCACGGTCACCGGCTGCAACGTCGAGAACGCCTCGTACGGGCTCGGACTGTGCGCCGAGTGCGGCCTCGTCTCACAGCTCCGGGCAACCGGTGGCGGCCGGTTGACCCACTTCACCTGTGTGGACGGCCGGGGCGAGCTGCTGGTGCCGTGCGGCCGCTGCCGTCAGCTGCTGTACGAGTTCGGCGGCCCGGAGCTGCTGCTGGACACCCCGGGCGGGATCCTGCCGCTCTCCACGATGCTCCCGCAGGCCTTCGGCCCCGGTCACCTCGACCAGGGCCTGTGA
- a CDS encoding ABC transporter ATP-binding protein: MHHPPADGMPLAAVDVRQLRKEFDGKAAVDGIDLTVPAGSFYGLVGPNGAGKTTSLSMITGLLRPDSGTVTVAGHDVWRDPYEAKHRIGILPDGLRLFERLSGRELLRYTGRLRQLPAHQTEERAEELLEVLGLTEAAGKMVVDYSTGMRKKIGLAAALLHNPPVLFLDEPFESVDPVSAETIREVLRQYTGTGSTVIFSSHVMELVSALCSHVAVMAAGRVVIDGTLDEVRAGRTLGERFMELVGSPATKAKGGSLAWLGSSSD; the protein is encoded by the coding sequence ATGCACCACCCCCCAGCGGACGGCATGCCTCTCGCTGCCGTCGACGTACGGCAGTTGCGGAAGGAGTTCGACGGCAAGGCCGCTGTGGACGGCATCGACCTCACCGTCCCGGCGGGCAGCTTCTACGGGCTCGTCGGCCCCAACGGCGCCGGCAAGACGACCAGCCTGTCGATGATCACCGGTCTCCTGCGACCGGACTCGGGGACCGTGACGGTAGCCGGTCATGACGTCTGGCGGGACCCGTACGAGGCCAAGCACCGGATCGGCATCCTGCCCGACGGGCTGCGACTGTTCGAGCGGCTGTCCGGCCGCGAACTGCTGCGCTACACGGGGCGTCTGCGGCAGCTGCCGGCGCATCAGACCGAGGAGCGGGCGGAGGAGTTGCTGGAGGTCCTCGGTCTCACCGAGGCCGCCGGCAAAATGGTCGTCGACTACTCGACCGGCATGCGCAAGAAGATCGGACTGGCCGCGGCCCTGCTCCACAATCCGCCGGTGCTGTTCCTCGACGAGCCGTTCGAGAGCGTGGACCCCGTCTCCGCCGAGACGATCCGGGAGGTGCTGCGGCAGTACACGGGCACCGGTTCGACGGTGATCTTCTCCAGCCATGTGATGGAGCTCGTGTCCGCGCTGTGCAGCCATGTCGCCGTCATGGCGGCGGGCCGGGTCGTCATCGACGGAACACTGGACGAGGTGCGCGCCGGGCGGACGCTGGGCGAGCGGTTCATGGAACTGGTGGGTTCCCCCGCCACGAAGGCGAAGGGAGGCAGCCTCGCATGGTTGGGGTCTTCGTCGGACTGA
- a CDS encoding transporter, whose product MVGVFVGLKIALLRSSLRRSRSRAVGFVVGTTAAVAGSCWTAVHLAGARPADEAADLTVLAFTGLAVAWLALPLSFGGGGDESADPTRLVVLPVRPRALITGATAAALVGPGPLCSLILVAGAAAGAARATGGSSAAAGAAVVASALMLLLCVIASRAVLASFARALTGRRGKDAAALGGVLTAVGGYAAYLLLSTAGSGPQLPSFVVRVLRWTPPGWVADCIRAAAEGRAAVVLAETAAAVALTALLMLWWHRSLNRLMTTVDASTAQAVRERGARSGTTARLLTSSRTLLIAHHQFTSFLRAPRHRMTLIAALAYALLFPVVCVPVGAKSPYVAVGGAWVFGLTAPGVLFAMDGSAIWSNIATLRTRAQARAELAGRMLPQVALIVPWVSATAVVVALLTGRGDQLAAALGLTFALLGLTFAIGMVISVYWPYPYPEDPFEVSAPGQNGGYHTANFVGTLLGLLALSPFVVGAVVLEGSPHSWLLLPLGTAYGVLAIVITLRSMARRLHARAPEILTALRAS is encoded by the coding sequence ATGGTTGGGGTCTTCGTCGGACTGAAAATCGCTCTGCTGCGCAGCAGTCTGCGGCGCAGCAGGTCCCGGGCCGTCGGCTTCGTCGTCGGGACGACCGCCGCCGTCGCCGGCTCCTGCTGGACGGCCGTCCACCTGGCCGGGGCGCGCCCGGCCGACGAAGCGGCCGATCTCACGGTGCTCGCCTTCACCGGCCTCGCCGTGGCGTGGCTCGCGCTGCCGCTGTCCTTCGGCGGGGGCGGTGACGAGAGCGCCGACCCGACGCGGCTCGTGGTCCTCCCCGTACGCCCTCGTGCACTGATCACCGGTGCCACCGCCGCCGCGCTCGTCGGGCCGGGGCCGCTGTGCTCACTGATTCTCGTCGCAGGCGCGGCGGCCGGTGCCGCCCGTGCCACCGGAGGGTCCTCGGCCGCGGCAGGGGCGGCCGTGGTGGCGTCCGCCCTGATGCTGCTGCTGTGCGTGATCGCTTCGCGTGCCGTACTCGCCTCCTTCGCCCGGGCGTTGACCGGGCGCCGCGGCAAGGATGCGGCGGCGCTTGGCGGCGTCCTGACGGCGGTCGGCGGCTATGCCGCGTACCTGCTGCTGAGCACGGCCGGTTCCGGACCGCAGCTGCCGTCCTTCGTGGTGCGCGTGCTCCGCTGGACACCGCCGGGCTGGGTCGCCGACTGCATCCGAGCCGCCGCCGAGGGGCGTGCGGCGGTCGTGCTTGCGGAGACGGCGGCGGCCGTCGCACTGACGGCACTGCTGATGCTCTGGTGGCACAGGTCGCTGAACCGGCTGATGACCACCGTGGACGCGTCGACGGCCCAGGCCGTCCGGGAGCGCGGCGCGCGCTCGGGGACCACGGCCCGGCTGCTGACGTCGAGCCGCACGCTGCTGATCGCCCATCACCAGTTCACGTCGTTCCTGCGCGCGCCGCGGCACCGGATGACGTTGATCGCCGCGCTGGCGTACGCGCTGCTGTTCCCTGTGGTGTGCGTGCCCGTCGGGGCGAAGAGCCCGTACGTGGCCGTCGGCGGTGCCTGGGTGTTCGGACTGACCGCCCCCGGCGTGCTGTTCGCGATGGACGGGTCGGCGATCTGGAGCAACATCGCCACCTTGCGAACGCGTGCGCAGGCCCGTGCCGAACTCGCGGGCAGGATGCTGCCACAAGTGGCGCTGATCGTCCCGTGGGTCAGCGCGACGGCAGTGGTCGTCGCACTGCTCACCGGGCGGGGCGATCAGCTCGCGGCGGCCCTGGGACTGACGTTCGCGCTGCTGGGGCTGACGTTCGCGATCGGCATGGTCATCAGCGTGTACTGGCCCTACCCGTACCCGGAGGACCCCTTCGAGGTGAGCGCGCCCGGACAGAACGGCGGCTATCACACGGCCAACTTCGTGGGCACCCTCCTCGGCCTGCTCGCCCTCTCCCCGTTCGTCGTCGGTGCGGTCGTGCTTGAGGGGTCGCCGCATTCCTGGCTGCTGCTGCCGCTGGGTACGGCGTACGGCGTGCTCGCGATCGTGATCACGTTGCGGTCCATGGCCCGTCGGCTGCATGCGCGGGCGCCGGAGATCCTCACCGCTCTGCGGGCCTCCTGA
- a CDS encoding ABC transporter permease: protein MKKFDKDRLILGLAGPALALVVAFLLTSVVLLLSDLSPIEPYRLMVEQIEFTDVQVLVINQTGIYYLAALAVAIGFRMNLFNIGVDGQYRLAVMLAAVAGAAVELPGPLHVLLIVIVAMAVGAFWAGIAGVLKTTRGVSEVVSTIMLNAIATSLIAWMILPANLGVRPEGSNDLTTGEIAESGWFPGLELDGGTIYGFTFVAFALGIVYWFVLGRTRFGFDLRATGASESAAQASGVDAKKMVLTAMLISGAMAGLAGMPMLLGQTHTYSLSFPVGVGFTAIGIALLGRNNPIGIFFASLLFAFLDKTAEGIGLEGYPKELALIMQGLIVIAVVVSYELVRQYGLRRQQQKVGEELAAQARKNKEVAAA from the coding sequence ATGAAGAAGTTCGACAAGGACCGGCTGATCCTCGGCCTGGCGGGCCCGGCGCTCGCCCTGGTCGTGGCCTTCCTGCTCACCTCGGTGGTGCTGCTGCTCTCGGACCTCAGCCCGATCGAGCCGTACCGGCTGATGGTGGAGCAGATCGAGTTCACCGACGTGCAGGTGCTGGTCATCAACCAGACCGGCATCTACTACCTGGCGGCTCTGGCCGTCGCCATCGGCTTCCGGATGAACCTGTTCAACATCGGCGTCGACGGCCAGTACCGCCTCGCGGTCATGCTCGCCGCCGTCGCCGGTGCCGCGGTGGAGCTGCCCGGCCCGCTGCACGTGCTGCTCATCGTGATCGTCGCCATGGCCGTCGGAGCCTTCTGGGCCGGTATCGCGGGTGTCCTCAAGACCACCCGCGGTGTCAGCGAGGTCGTCTCCACGATCATGCTGAACGCAATCGCGACCAGCCTGATCGCCTGGATGATCCTGCCGGCGAACCTCGGCGTGCGGCCGGAGGGGTCCAACGACCTGACCACCGGTGAGATCGCCGAGTCCGGCTGGTTCCCGGGTCTGGAGCTGGACGGTGGCACCATCTACGGCTTCACCTTCGTGGCCTTCGCGCTGGGCATCGTCTACTGGTTCGTGCTCGGACGCACCCGCTTCGGCTTCGACCTGCGCGCCACCGGCGCCAGCGAGTCCGCCGCCCAGGCGAGCGGCGTCGACGCCAAGAAGATGGTCCTGACGGCCATGCTGATCTCCGGTGCCATGGCCGGCCTCGCCGGTATGCCGATGCTGCTCGGCCAGACCCACACCTACAGCCTGAGCTTCCCGGTCGGTGTCGGCTTCACGGCCATCGGCATCGCCCTGCTCGGCCGTAACAACCCGATCGGCATCTTCTTCGCCTCGCTGCTCTTCGCCTTCCTCGACAAGACGGCCGAAGGCATCGGGCTCGAGGGTTACCCGAAGGAACTGGCGCTGATCATGCAGGGCCTGATCGTGATCGCGGTCGTCGTGTCCTACGAGCTGGTCCGTCAGTACGGGCTCCGCCGCCAGCAGCAGAAGGTCGGCGAGGAGCTTGCCGCCCAGGCCCGCAAGAACAAGGAGGTGGCGGCGGCATGA
- a CDS encoding ABC transporter permease gives MSESTSTVSMASTAPKKGGSRRKLSLPVIYLIVAGGLALFSLVRVISGADDLTSVGQVSGALQLAVPIGLAGLGGLWAERAGVINIGLEGMMILGTWFGAWAGYQWGPWTGVLLGVAGGALGGLLHAVMTVTFKVNHIVSGVAITILATGLTRYMSNFTFAETEGGSSKQSPRIEAIDRITIPGLSDWLGDLQAEHWFFVSDLAGVLGGLVTNLSLLTVVALLLVPGTWWLLWRTSFGLRLRSCGENPIAAESLGVNVYKYKYIAVIVSGGLAGLGGAFLAIITGIYQEGQTGGRGYIGLAAMIFGNWMPGGMALGAGLFGFTDSLKLRGGAVNVHAMLLLLAILLLIAVVWQLYRKKYLGAVISAAFSALLFTWYALTDELPSQFVDAAPYVATLLVLAVSAQRLRMPKANGQPYFRGQGK, from the coding sequence ATGAGCGAGTCCACGAGCACTGTCTCCATGGCGAGCACCGCGCCCAAGAAGGGCGGCAGCCGCCGCAAGCTGTCCCTGCCCGTCATCTACCTGATCGTCGCGGGCGGCCTGGCGCTGTTCTCCCTCGTACGCGTGATCAGCGGTGCGGACGACCTCACCTCCGTCGGTCAGGTCTCCGGCGCGCTCCAGCTGGCCGTTCCGATCGGCCTCGCCGGCCTCGGCGGTCTGTGGGCCGAGCGGGCCGGTGTGATCAACATCGGCCTCGAGGGCATGATGATCCTCGGCACCTGGTTCGGCGCCTGGGCGGGCTACCAGTGGGGCCCGTGGACCGGTGTGCTGCTCGGCGTCGCCGGCGGCGCGCTCGGCGGTCTGCTGCACGCGGTGATGACGGTGACGTTCAAGGTCAACCACATCGTCTCGGGTGTGGCCATCACCATCCTGGCCACCGGCCTCACCCGGTACATGTCGAACTTCACCTTCGCCGAGACCGAGGGCGGCTCCTCCAAGCAGTCGCCGCGTATCGAGGCCATCGACCGGATCACGATCCCCGGGCTCTCGGACTGGCTGGGGGACCTCCAGGCCGAGCACTGGTTCTTCGTCTCCGACCTGGCCGGTGTGCTGGGCGGTCTGGTCACCAACCTGTCGCTGCTCACCGTCGTCGCTCTGCTGCTGGTGCCCGGCACCTGGTGGCTGTTGTGGCGGACGTCGTTCGGACTGCGCCTGCGTTCCTGCGGCGAGAACCCGATCGCCGCCGAGTCGCTCGGTGTCAACGTCTACAAGTACAAGTACATCGCCGTCATCGTCTCCGGCGGACTGGCCGGTCTCGGCGGCGCGTTCCTCGCGATCATCACCGGCATCTACCAGGAGGGCCAGACCGGCGGCCGCGGCTACATCGGTCTCGCCGCCATGATCTTCGGAAACTGGATGCCCGGCGGTATGGCGCTGGGAGCCGGCCTGTTCGGCTTCACCGACAGCCTCAAGCTGCGCGGCGGTGCCGTGAACGTCCACGCGATGCTGCTGCTGCTCGCCATCCTGCTGCTGATCGCGGTGGTCTGGCAGCTGTACAGGAAGAAGTACCTCGGTGCCGTGATCTCGGCCGCCTTCTCGGCACTGCTGTTCACCTGGTACGCGCTCACGGACGAGCTTCCGAGCCAGTTCGTCGACGCGGCGCCCTACGTGGCCACGCTGCTCGTGCTCGCCGTGTCCGCACAGCGGCTGCGCATGCCCAAGGCCAACGGCCAGCCCTACTTCAGGGGCCAGGGCAAGTGA
- a CDS encoding STAS domain-containing protein produces the protein MQPIVMHIAGRVAPGDAARLCEELTALLRDAGPTASPGTARDGDPAPGDSGAAADTAPDPATAAGDGGARCCRAEVVCDVGGLARTSLAVVEVLARLQLTARRHGTRIRLRNAPPDLVALLGLVGLSGPAGLGESTVRAGP, from the coding sequence ATGCAGCCAATCGTCATGCACATCGCCGGGAGGGTCGCCCCCGGCGATGCGGCTCGCCTGTGCGAGGAGTTGACCGCCCTTTTGAGGGACGCCGGCCCGACGGCCTCACCAGGAACGGCCCGGGACGGCGATCCGGCCCCGGGCGACAGCGGAGCGGCGGCAGACACCGCGCCGGACCCGGCCACGGCGGCGGGAGACGGTGGGGCGCGGTGCTGCCGGGCCGAGGTGGTGTGCGACGTCGGCGGGCTCGCCCGGACGAGCCTCGCCGTCGTCGAGGTACTCGCCCGTCTCCAGCTCACGGCCCGCCGCCACGGCACCCGCATCCGCCTGCGGAACGCCCCGCCCGACCTCGTCGCCCTGCTCGGCCTCGTCGGGCTGTCCGGGCCGGCCGGGCTGGGGGAGTCCACCGTGCGGGCCGGGCCCTGA
- a CDS encoding ABC transporter ATP-binding protein: protein MQDSAFRTLLRHARPHRRGLVAGALLAAAGSVAGLAQPLVAKSFVEALAADAPVARQMLLLALLIAGGALAAAFGMYAVERTAESVVLGARRRLVGRLPRLRVAELERRPPGDLISRVTADSTLLREAATSNLVDTLVGAVTLAGMLCLMAWLDGVLFLAVLGVVLAVGSCTAFVMPRISRAGQEAQAALGELGSGLERLLGAIRTVKANGAEHREIRSLEQAADSAWRSGVRAAGWTAVAGTSSGLVVQLAFLTVLGLGGARVASGAMDVASLIGFLLYLFYLVGPVAQLAGGVGGLQAGVAAVRRIHEVLDLETEDEAYGPGRVAEADPDAKGAALAFDDVVFRYREDGPAVLDGASFEVPSGGLTAVVGPSGAGKSTLFALLERFYDTEHGSVRVDGHDVRDWDPEELRRTIGYVEQDAPALAGSLRDNLLFAAPGATEADVERVLHQVGLRTLVDNLPEGLDTRVGHRGSALSGGQRQRVAIARALLRRPRLLLLDEATSQLDALSEAELRDVVSRIARSTTVLVVAHRLSTVVGARRILVMENGRVRAAGSHADLLRADGLYRRLAATQGLAPETAHAPRR, encoded by the coding sequence ATGCAGGATTCCGCCTTCCGTACGCTGCTGCGCCATGCCCGCCCGCACCGCCGGGGTCTGGTCGCGGGAGCCTTGCTCGCCGCGGCCGGCTCGGTGGCGGGGCTGGCACAGCCGCTGGTGGCCAAGTCGTTCGTGGAGGCGCTGGCCGCCGACGCACCGGTGGCCCGGCAGATGCTGCTGCTGGCGCTGCTGATCGCCGGCGGGGCGCTGGCCGCGGCGTTCGGCATGTATGCAGTCGAGCGGACCGCGGAGAGCGTGGTGCTGGGCGCCCGCCGACGGCTCGTGGGGCGGCTGCCGAGGCTCCGGGTCGCCGAACTGGAGCGCCGTCCGCCGGGGGATCTGATCTCGCGGGTGACGGCCGACTCCACGCTGCTGCGTGAGGCGGCGACCAGCAATCTGGTCGACACACTCGTCGGCGCGGTCACCCTGGCCGGGATGCTGTGCCTGATGGCGTGGCTCGACGGCGTCCTGTTCCTCGCGGTGCTGGGTGTCGTTCTCGCCGTCGGAAGCTGCACGGCTTTCGTGATGCCGCGCATCAGCCGGGCCGGCCAGGAGGCGCAGGCGGCTCTCGGTGAACTCGGCTCGGGTCTGGAGCGTCTCCTCGGAGCGATCCGTACGGTGAAGGCGAACGGCGCCGAGCACCGCGAGATCCGGTCGCTGGAGCAGGCGGCGGACAGCGCATGGCGGTCCGGGGTCCGAGCGGCGGGCTGGACCGCTGTCGCCGGGACCTCCAGCGGCCTCGTGGTGCAGCTCGCCTTTCTCACCGTCCTCGGCCTCGGCGGCGCACGGGTGGCGAGCGGGGCGATGGATGTCGCGTCGTTGATCGGTTTCCTGCTCTATCTCTTCTATCTGGTCGGTCCCGTCGCCCAGTTGGCCGGCGGAGTGGGCGGCCTCCAGGCGGGTGTGGCCGCGGTGCGCCGTATCCACGAGGTGCTCGACCTGGAGACGGAGGACGAGGCCTACGGACCCGGGCGGGTGGCTGAGGCCGACCCGGACGCGAAGGGGGCGGCGCTCGCCTTCGACGACGTGGTCTTCCGCTACCGCGAGGACGGTCCCGCTGTCCTGGACGGAGCCTCGTTCGAGGTGCCGTCCGGCGGGCTGACCGCGGTGGTCGGCCCTTCCGGCGCCGGCAAGAGCACCCTGTTCGCCCTCCTGGAGCGGTTCTACGACACCGAGCACGGCAGCGTCCGCGTCGACGGGCACGACGTGCGCGACTGGGACCCGGAGGAGCTGCGCCGGACCATCGGCTACGTGGAGCAGGACGCGCCCGCCCTCGCGGGCAGCCTGCGCGACAACCTCCTGTTCGCGGCCCCCGGCGCCACCGAGGCCGACGTGGAACGGGTGCTGCACCAGGTCGGCCTGCGGACGCTGGTCGACAACCTGCCGGAGGGCCTGGACACGCGCGTGGGCCATCGCGGGAGCGCGCTGTCGGGCGGCCAGCGGCAGCGGGTCGCGATCGCCCGCGCCCTGCTGCGCAGGCCGCGGCTGCTGCTGCTCGACGAAGCGACCTCCCAGCTGGACGCCCTGAGCGAGGCCGAGTTGCGGGACGTCGTGTCCCGGATCGCCCGGTCCACCACGGTGCTGGTGGTCGCGCACCGGCTGTCCACCGTGGTCGGCGCGCGCCGCATACTCGTCATGGAGAACGGCCGCGTCCGGGCGGCCGGCTCGCACGCCGACCTCTTGCGCGCCGACGGTCTGTACCGCCGCCTGGCGGCGACCCAGGGCCTCGCCCCGGAGACGGCTCACGCCCCGCGCCGGTGA
- a CDS encoding thymidine phosphorylase — protein sequence MDVISVIRTKRDRGELSPQQIDWVIDAYTRGEVADEQMSALAMAILLNGMNRTEIARWTAAMIASGERMNFDTLSRPTADKHSTGGVGDKITLPLAPLVAACGAAVPQLSGRGLGHTGGTLDKLESIPGWRALLSNEEMLNVLDTTGAVICAAGDGLAPADKKLYALRDVTGTVEAIPLIASSIMSKKIAEGTGSLVLDVKVGTGAFMKNIDDARELASTMVALGTDSGVKTVALLTDMATPLGLTAGNALEVRESVEVLAGGGPADVVELTLALAREMLDAAGIKDADPAKALADGSAMDVWRRMIAAQGGDPDAALPVAREQHVVTASASGVLTRLDAYDIGIAAWRLGAGRARKEDPVQAGAGVELHAKPGDTVTAGQPLLTLHTDTPEKFDYALESLGAAYDIAEPGTAFTANPIVLDRIA from the coding sequence ATGGACGTCATCTCCGTCATCCGCACCAAGCGGGACCGCGGCGAGCTGAGCCCCCAGCAGATCGACTGGGTCATCGACGCCTACACCCGCGGCGAGGTCGCGGACGAGCAGATGTCGGCCCTGGCCATGGCCATCCTCCTCAACGGCATGAACCGCACCGAGATCGCCCGCTGGACGGCCGCGATGATCGCCTCCGGCGAGCGGATGAACTTCGACACGCTGTCCCGCCCGACCGCCGACAAGCACTCCACCGGCGGCGTCGGCGACAAGATCACGCTGCCGCTCGCCCCTCTGGTCGCCGCCTGCGGCGCGGCCGTCCCGCAGCTGAGCGGCCGCGGTCTCGGCCACACCGGCGGCACGCTCGACAAGCTGGAGTCGATCCCCGGCTGGCGGGCGCTGCTCTCCAACGAGGAGATGCTGAACGTCCTCGACACCACCGGCGCGGTCATCTGCGCGGCCGGCGACGGGCTCGCCCCCGCCGACAAGAAGCTCTACGCGCTGCGCGACGTCACCGGCACGGTCGAGGCGATCCCGCTGATCGCGTCCTCGATCATGTCGAAGAAGATCGCGGAAGGTACCGGCTCGCTGGTCCTGGACGTCAAGGTCGGCACCGGCGCGTTCATGAAGAACATCGACGACGCCCGTGAACTCGCCTCCACCATGGTCGCCCTCGGCACCGACAGCGGTGTGAAGACCGTCGCGTTGCTCACCGACATGGCCACCCCGCTCGGCCTCACCGCGGGCAACGCGCTCGAGGTCCGCGAGTCCGTCGAGGTCCTCGCCGGCGGCGGCCCCGCCGACGTCGTGGAGCTGACCCTCGCGCTCGCCCGCGAGATGCTCGACGCGGCCGGCATCAAGGACGCCGACCCGGCGAAGGCCCTGGCCGACGGCTCCGCGATGGACGTCTGGCGCCGCATGATCGCCGCCCAGGGCGGAGACCCGGACGCCGCGCTGCCCGTGGCCCGCGAGCAGCACGTGGTCACCGCGTCCGCGTCCGGCGTGCTGACCCGCCTCGACGCCTACGACATCGGCATCGCCGCCTGGCGCCTCGGCGCCGGCCGCGCCCGCAAGGAGGACCCGGTCCAGGCCGGCGCGGGCGTCGAGCTCCACGCCAAGCCGGGCGACACGGTCACGGCGGGCCAGCCGCTGCTGACCCTCCACACGGACACCCCGGAGAAGTTCGACTACGCGCTCGAGTCCCTGGGCGCCGCATACGACATCGCGGAGCCGGGGACGGCCTTCACGGCGAACCCGATCGTGCTGGACCGCATCGCCTGA
- a CDS encoding T3SS effector HopA1 family protein, translated as MNVPSPLAPALVDALRDIRLSADGCSATVGPRSVDGDSPRELQQRLGAALYEVCHTGRAEAGPRRRRLVLRDPDFERALDGALPHREVHRSGVLLRSPLGEGFPGPEAGGRGGDGGEAIVSWDGVRVRVPARSLGEQGPLVPGAVVSHRVSPARPALSPGFFYAMGSREPRLDAELLRVYVHITAPEHAPGLWAAVLGALEDAGAHYHAKVLSSRDEYPRRDALVVYLGSESWDACHTVARAVRGVPGTGEDVSVFAHRLGPGTAVAWEPDDPRPGAGGLSFGQHRAAALAEAVVRVSGGGDMEAAARAFAEAGADPLAPYRNAGSPELPER; from the coding sequence GTGAACGTGCCCTCACCCCTCGCCCCCGCACTGGTGGACGCGTTGCGGGACATCCGGCTGTCCGCCGACGGCTGCTCCGCGACCGTCGGCCCCCGCAGCGTCGACGGCGATTCGCCGCGTGAGCTTCAGCAGCGGCTCGGCGCGGCCCTGTACGAGGTGTGCCACACCGGCCGCGCCGAGGCCGGCCCGCGCCGACGGCGGCTGGTCCTGCGGGACCCCGACTTCGAGCGGGCACTCGACGGGGCTCTGCCGCACCGCGAGGTCCACCGCTCCGGTGTGCTGCTGCGCTCCCCGCTGGGCGAGGGCTTTCCGGGCCCCGAGGCCGGTGGCCGGGGCGGCGACGGAGGGGAGGCGATCGTGTCCTGGGACGGTGTGCGGGTACGTGTGCCGGCCCGTTCGCTCGGGGAACAGGGGCCGCTCGTCCCGGGTGCCGTGGTGAGCCATCGCGTCTCGCCCGCCCGGCCCGCGCTGTCGCCCGGCTTCTTCTACGCCATGGGCAGCCGTGAACCGCGCCTCGACGCCGAACTCCTCCGGGTCTACGTACACATCACCGCCCCCGAGCACGCCCCCGGGCTCTGGGCAGCCGTGCTCGGCGCCTTGGAGGACGCCGGAGCGCACTACCACGCCAAGGTGCTGTCGAGCCGTGACGAATACCCCCGGCGCGATGCGCTCGTCGTCTACCTGGGGAGCGAGTCCTGGGACGCCTGCCACACCGTCGCCCGCGCCGTCCGGGGCGTACCCGGCACGGGCGAGGACGTGTCGGTGTTCGCCCACCGGCTGGGCCCCGGCACGGCGGTCGCCTGGGAGCCCGACGATCCCCGGCCTGGTGCGGGCGGGTTGAGCTTCGGCCAGCACCGCGCGGCCGCCCTGGCCGAGGCCGTCGTACGGGTGTCCGGCGGCGGAGACATGGAGGCGGCCGCCCGGGCGTTCGCCGAGGCCGGTGCCGACCCTCTGGCCCCGTACCGGAACGCGGGCTCCCCCGAGCTCCCGGAACGCTGA